CCGCCGCTTCCAAGACGGATTCCGTCCGACCGCCCTCCGACAGTGCTGCTTCGGTCCCTGAACAGGGGATGATCCGGCAGGTCGCCGATCGGTTGCTCTCGCAGCTTCCCCTCATCGTGGTGTGTCTCAGCGTGCTCGCGGCCATCTGGATCCTGCGCAGACCCGCCCCGGCACCCGCCGCCAAGGCATCGGATGCACCACAGCCTTCCCGCGAAGCCAGCCAGCCAGCGCAGGACTCCGCGTCGGGCAAGACCTCTCCGGTGTCCTCTTCCGGCGGATCCTCCCAGGACCTGCGGTCGCTGCGGCCCTTCCTGGTCAACAGCTTCATCGGGGATCCGCGCACCTGTGGACAGATCCTGCGCAGCTGGGTGGAGCACGATCGGGCCAAAGGAGCGCACGAGGCGGGGGTCCTGATCGCGGGCTTGAATCCGCGCCTTCTGGAGACGGTTCGCGAAACCCTCGGCGAAGACGGCGCCAAGCTGGTGGAGGGCCAGATCGCCGCCAAGGAAGACATCCCCGAAGAGGAGTTCCTGGGGGCGGCGCGCGAATTCCGCCGTGAATTCCAGGTGGCCACCCAGCGCCACGGCGACCGCCGCCAGAGCGATCTGTTCGGATTCCTGGAACAGCTCAACGAGGGACAGATTCTGCACATCATCAAGGACGAGGCCCCGGGGATCGCCGGATTCGTGCTGGCGCAGGTGCCATCGGCGAAGGCGGCCAACATCCTGCAAGGTCTGGATTCTCCCACCCGCGCCAAGTTCCTGCACGCGATCGGCTCCATCACCCAGATCCCGATGGAGATCTACAAGGACATCGCCGATCGATTGAGTCTTAGGGCCATGGAAGTGGCCAACATGAAGTTCGTCGCCGCCGACGGTGTGGAAAGTCTGCTGAAGCTCATCGAGAGCCTCCCGGTGGACCAGCAGTTCCCCTACATCCACTCGCTGTCCGAGGTGGACCTCAATCTCGCCAAGAAGCTGCGCGCGCGTACCGTGACCCTCCAGGAGGTCCCGAGCCTGCCGGAAAAGCTCCTGGCCTCGCGATTGCAATCGCAGGATCCGCAGGTGTTGGCCCTGGTGCTTCCCCGCTACGATTCCGCCTCGCGCGACCGCATGTTCTCCATGCTGCCCGACCGCATGCGCCAGCTCGTGCAGTCGTCCCTGGAGGTGCGCAAGACCGCCACGCCCCAGGACGTGGAAGCGGCCTGCCAGGCCTTCCTCAAATCGTTTCGTGACGAAATCCGTCAAAATGGGAGAGGCGCATGAAGCTCTTGGCCGGCATTCTCCTTTTCGCGATCGGCGCCGCCTTCGCGGAGCCCGCGCTGCCGCCCTTTCCCGCCCCTCCCTCCAGCGTGGTGGGTCGGATGTCGGAGGTCCTCAGCCAGGTGCAGGATGGGCTCTCGGATCTTCCCGCCGATGTCTCCCGGATCGCCGTCCACCAGATCCGTTTCGATCCGTCTGAATTCCGGCCCGGCGAGATGCGCTACCTCCAGGCTCGCATCGAGGAGGCCTTCTCGAGACAGGGACGCCGCACGGTCGTCAATTCGCCGGAATTGCGCACGCTGCGGGTGATCTCAACGGATTCATCGCTGTCCGTTTCCAACACCCTTCCCGGCATCGACGACCTCGCGCGATTGGGTGAGAAGCTCCATGTGGACGCGTTCGTGGACGGCTCCTGTTCCCGATCGCCCGACGGCGACCTGTTGTTGGCGTTGCGCGTATTCCGCGCCCGCACGGGCGAGTTGGTGTGGTCGCGAAGCCACGTGTCCGGGCCCAGCCGCGCCGAAGCCCAGCACCGGGAGATCGACGTGGCCGTTTCGCTGCCGTTTCGCGTCCTGCCGGTCGGCCAGACCACCACCGGCAACCAGAAGTTCTCGAACACCTGGTTCGCCTCCGGCATCGCAGCGGATGTCTCTGTGACGGAAATCGTCAATGCGGACAGATGGCTCGCGCTTTCCGTGCTGGGTGGATACGCCCACATGGGGCTGGCCGGACTTCCCGACAGCATCTCCCCTCCGGATCTGCACATCCTCCACATCGGCGTGGAGGCGGTGGGGATCTTCTTTCGCAAGAGCGATCCGCGCGAAGGCTACTGGCTGGGGGCCTACGCCGGATTCCAGGAGATGATCCCGCTGTTGCAACGCGAGAATTTCGGGACGCTGCGGCTGGGTTACCGGACCAAACCCACGCGGCACTTCTCCTTGTCGGCGGGTGTGGTCGCTGTCCTCTTCGGACAACACATGGTGGATGCCAGCAGCACATCCAGCTCCCAGCGTGTCTTCGACCTCGATCGGATCGGTTATGAGCTCAACATCCTCCACTACACCTTCTAGAATCCGCAAGGTCGCCGGCCTGGCCGTTGCGCTTTCGGGTTGCGCCGCGTTCGTTCCGGACCAAAGAGCTCCGGCGGCACCGGAGGTGGTCAGGGTCGTCGCCGAACCGGCCGCTCCCTCCGCACCGGCATCCGTCCTCACGCTGGAGTACGGGAACCGATCCACCAAGGCGACCTTCCAGGTGGACCTCTCCGGCAGCGATGTCCATGTGGAACTGTCCGGTCGCGCCTTGCGGCCCGATTCCACAAGAACGACGCCTGCCGCCCGCGTGGTGACGGAATCCGTCGTGCGGTCCGAGGATGTCGTGATGCCCCGCGCCCGGATGCTGGCCGATTCCGCCTTGCGCGGAGGAAATTCCGCATCCGATTCCATCACCGCCAAGGTGGTCGCCGCCATCCGCAAGGCGCAGGAATGCTTCTACCAGGGGCGCTACGCCGAGGCCTCGGACCTGGCCCGGATGGCCATTTCCATCCGTCCCACCGCCGAAGCCCATGCCCTGGCCGGTTCCATCAGCTGGGTGCGCAAGGAACGCGAAGACGCCAGGCTCCATTGGTTGCGTGCGCGCGAACTGGACCCGTCCTTTCCAGGCATCAAAGCCGTCCTCGATTCGCTGCTTCCCCAGGAGGTCCGCCGATGATTTCCTTTTCCAGCGTTCTGGGAATCCTGCTGGGCGCGGCCCTCCTGCTTTGGACCGTGCATCGGGAAACCGCCGACTGGGGAATCTTCTTTTCGGTCTCCAGTCTGCTCATCGTGCTCGGTGGAACCATCACGGTCACGTTGATCGGGTATCGCGCCAAGTACGCCTGGAGCGCCGGGATCGCGCTGTTGAAGATCTACCTCCACCAGTCGATCACCCCCAAGAGCCTGTCCATGGACGTCAAGACCATGATCGATTGGTCCAAACGAGTGAGTGCCGACGGCAACATGGCCTTCGATGCCATTTCGCGGGAAAACAAAGACGAATTCATCCGGTACATCTTCCAGTTGGCCAGCACCGGATACACGGTTGCCGACATCCGCGAGTTCGGGACCACCAACATCGAAGAACATTATTTCCGCAAGCTCCACGAATCCCACATCCTCAATTCCATGGGTTCCAACACCCCGGCATTGGGCTTGGTGGGAACCCTCATCGGCTTGATCACCATGCTCTCGCGCCTGGAAGACCCCTCCAAGTTGGGGCCGGGTCTGGCCCTCGCGCTCACCGCCACCCTGTACGGGCTTTTGTTCGCGCGGTTCTTCTTCCTGCCTTCGGCCACCAAGGTCAAGCAGATCCTGGGCATCGAGAGGTTCCGACAATATCTGATCCTGGAGGGCGTGATCCTGTTGATGGAGCGCCGACCCGCCATGTACGTGCAGGACAAGCTCAACTCCTTCCTCGATCGGCGCCACCAGTACAAGCCGGCCGGGACATAGGGCTCGCACCGTGTCGCTGCAATCCCACCACAACCGCTACCGCGCCCGCGAGCTGGAAGGCGAAGCCACGGAGGAGGATTGGCTGATCAGCTACGCCGACATGGTGACGTTGCTAATGTGCTTTTTCCTGGCGATGCTCACGATCTCGAAGGTGGATGTGACCTTGTTCGAGCAGATGAAGAAGGGGCTCCGGTCGGATCTTGGCAAGGAGAAGGAAGTCAAGACCCCGCTGGCGGAAATCCAGAGGGACCTGGATTCGCTGTTGGCTCGCGAAAAGGCCGAAGGCAGCGTGACGATCGACAAGGGTCCCGAAGGGATCGTTCTGGAATTTTCCAGTGCGGCGTTCTACCAGATCGGAAAGGCGGAATTCAGCCCCGATGCGGAAGGCATCCTGGCACGGGTGGATTCGGCCATCCGCGGGATCGACTACTATCGGTTCCAAGTGGATATCGAGGGGCATACCGACAACGTCCCCATGCGTTCGGTGCAATTTCCGTCCAACTGGGAACTGTCGGTGGCGCGGGCCACGAACATCGTGAAGTTCCTGATCGCGCGGGGAATGCCGGCCGATCGGCTCAAGGCCGCAGGTTACGCCGACACCAAACCCAAGGTCCCCAACCAGGACTCCACCGGCGTGGCCCTGGTGGAAAACCAGGCGCGCAACCGACGGATCGTCCTGCGGATCCACTAGGAACAGTCGTTTGTAAATTCATTGTTCGGCCGCCCCACCCCCGGGTTTGCGGCATGTCGGTTGTTTCCACCGTTGCGAGGCCCCCATGCAACTTCTCCTGTCCCTGCTCCAAGGAATCACCATGAGCGGCGTCCTGCAGCCCGTCCATCTCGAGGACGCTGTTTCGCGTGGTTCGTCCATCGCCTTGGTCCGTGCCACCGGCGCAAGCGGCATGCGCATGGTGCCCGGAAAGCCCAAGCCTTGCAGCATCCCCTGGCAAGAGTACGAGGTGGTGGAAGTCCTTCGTGCGCCGAAGTCCTTCCAGCTTCCCCATAAGATCCAGGTGGAGCCCGCCGATGCACGGTGGAATTGCCAAGCGGGGGAGGCGATGAACGGTCCGATCCATCCCATATTGCTGATCGAATCCTACGTGCCGCTCGATTCGGCCGGTCTCGGGGATCCTTCCGGAACCAGAGTGCTGTTCTTGCGAGGCGAAAGTCCGGGGGAACTGGCCGAAGTTGTGCGCCAATCCCTGGATGGACCAGGGGCCGTGCCCCGAATCCGTGCGCTTCTCGCCAAGCACTGATCGCCTCCAGGGAAGGGAGCGCGACATCTTGGCGCTTCAACCCGATGTGACGATATCTGTCTGCGGTGTTTCGCGGCGCAAAAGCAGCCACCACCCCAATCCCGAAGCGCAAAGCAATCCTGCTCGGGAAAGGTCGCTTTGCAGATGGATGGCCAGGAGGCAACCGATCAGCGCGAGAGCCGCGAAGCGAAGCGAGCTTGCCAGATAGGGACCGCTCCAGAGTCTGTCGATGCTGTGGCGACGCAAAAGCATCTGGCTCAGCGCGCCTTGGGCGAGGAGGGAGGCGCTCAAGGCCAGGATCCCGCCAAAGGCTCCCC
This DNA window, taken from Fibrobacterota bacterium, encodes the following:
- a CDS encoding MotA/TolQ/ExbB proton channel family protein, with product MISFSSVLGILLGAALLLWTVHRETADWGIFFSVSSLLIVLGGTITVTLIGYRAKYAWSAGIALLKIYLHQSITPKSLSMDVKTMIDWSKRVSADGNMAFDAISRENKDEFIRYIFQLASTGYTVADIREFGTTNIEEHYFRKLHESHILNSMGSNTPALGLVGTLIGLITMLSRLEDPSKLGPGLALALTATLYGLLFARFFFLPSATKVKQILGIERFRQYLILEGVILLMERRPAMYVQDKLNSFLDRRHQYKPAGT
- a CDS encoding flagellar motor protein MotB; the protein is MSLQSHHNRYRARELEGEATEEDWLISYADMVTLLMCFFLAMLTISKVDVTLFEQMKKGLRSDLGKEKEVKTPLAEIQRDLDSLLAREKAEGSVTIDKGPEGIVLEFSSAAFYQIGKAEFSPDAEGILARVDSAIRGIDYYRFQVDIEGHTDNVPMRSVQFPSNWELSVARATNIVKFLIARGMPADRLKAAGYADTKPKVPNQDSTGVALVENQARNRRIVLRIH